In Planctomycetaceae bacterium, the sequence AAGGTGATGTTGTAAGCCCCGTCGAACTCGCGGGCCAGCAGGCGCATGACGTTGGCCAGGTCGGGGGCCTTATTGCCCCGCAAGGCGAACGAGAGCATGTGCATGATGATTTCGGTGTCGGTGTCGAGCGTGAAGTGGTAGTCGCGCTTGCTCAGCAGGCGGTTGCGGAGCACGGAGTAGTTCGCCAGGTTGCCGTTGAAGGCGAAGGTGAACCACTTCCACAGCCGCCCGTGATGCCGCTCGAACGGCTGGGCGTAACGCTCGTCGTCGAGCCCGCAGGTGGCGTATCGGGTGTGCCCGATAGCCGCCGGGCCGGCGTATTTTTCCAGGATGGCCGTGTGCTTGGCCGGGTGCGACATGCGGAAGACTTCGTTGACGGTGCCGATGTCCTTGAAGGTGTCGAGCACCTGCTTGCGGCAGGGATTATAGCTGGACAGGCCCGCGGCGAGCTGGCCGCGATTCTGGAGATTGAGCAGAACCTGCGGCATGAGGGCAACGACGTCGTCGCCGCGTTTCATATGCCCAGAGTTTTCGAGGTCGCAACGGGGCTTTCCCAGCCAATAGAGAGCCGCTACGCCACACTCTTCCTTGATTTCATCGAGCAAGGGAACCTTCCTGCCGCGCCTGCCCGCGCAGATCAGCCAACGCCCCGCATCATACACGATTTCATACGCCCGTCAACTCCCGCCCGTTCAGGGAACCCCTCGGGGCGGCATGACGACACGCGCAGCGCGTCGCCATGGCGGGCGCGTCAGGGACGGGGAGTGCGGGATTTACGGGATTGGGAAAAGATTAAGAGGATTAAGAAAGAGGCAAAGACGTTGCGATGCGTTCTGTCGTTTGTAAAAAAACGAAAATTCTTTACGCACTTCCGCGTCAAAGGGATACTGACGGACAGCAAGGATCCACTTGTCCTGTGGCAGAAAGGGGAACGTTATGTACAAAACGTTCATCGTGTCGGTGGTGCTGGCGGCCGCAATGGTCTGCGGCGGCTGCTCAAATTCCAAGGACTCGCAGGTGCAGGCTCTTTGGCGCGACAAACACATGCTCGCGCAGCAGAAGGATGAGATGGCCAGGCAGTTGTCGGAGGCGCAGGCTCTCGGGGCCGCCGCATTACAGCGGTCCGAGGCCGCGCGGCCCGCCGCCGCGGCCACCTTGGTGCCTTCGGCGGCTGCGGCGGCCCGGCCTGCGGCTGTCGATCCGCGCAGGATCATCTACAGTGCGCAGTTCGCCATCGTGGCGCCGGACGTTGCGGCCGCACTGAACAAGGCTAAATCGATGGCCGCCGCCTCGGGCGGGTATATGCAGCAGATGACCAGCGACACCATCGTCATGCGCATACCGGCCGATCGGTTTGACCCATTCATCTCTGAACTGGCGGCACTGGGAATCGTGACTCGCAAGAACATCGAGGCCGTCGACGTCACCGAACAGTATGCCGATTTGGAGCTGCGCCTGCGGTCGGCCAAGGCGATGCACGACAAGCTGATGGTTCTGCTGGACAAGGCCGCCGGCGTCAAAGACACGCTGGCCGTCGAGACCGAAATCGCCCGCGTTCGGGAGGAGGTCGAGCGGCTCGAAGGCCTGCTCAACCGCCTGCGCAACCAGGTGGCGTACTCGACGATTACCGTGAATTTCACTGCGGCCGCAGCCCCGCAGGCCCCTGGCGAACTGAAGATCAAACTCCCCTTCCCGTGGCTGGACAGCCTGGGCCTGGACCGGCTGCTCGAGAGCTAAGAAGAAGATTCGAAAGGATGACCTATGTCGCAGATGAAGACGTTGGCATTGCTGGCAACGGCGGCTGTACTTTCCGGGTGCCTGGGCGCGACGACGATCGAGGTGCCCGGCGATTTTGTGCCTGTCGAGCGCTGCGAGCCTTACACCATCAAGGCCGTCTCGGCTGACGGGGTCGTGCTGGCCCAGCGGACCGAGGATAATCCCAAGAACGGGACACTGGAGTTCTGGGCGGCGGCCATCGGCAACCAGTTGTTCGCCCGCGAAGGATACAAACTCGCCAGCAATGTCGAGGCCACCAGCGAGTCGGGCATCCCCGGGCGGCTGATGACTTATGACGCCCTCCGCAGCGGCGCGTCCTTCAAGTACCTTCTGGCCGTGTTCGTCAAGGGCGGCAAGGTGATCGTCGTCGAGGCCGGCGGGCGGGCCGACTCTGTCAACAAACTTCTGCCCCAGATCCGCACAGCCATGATGACAGTCAAATAGCCGTTCTCAGCCCAATGCGACCATTGCCACGGCTGCCAGCACGATCATCAGCGCGGCCAACGGGAGGATGTCATTTCGATTGAGTCTCATGGCGATGTCTCCACAGGAGGGTTCGCACTATAGGACGCCGGAGGGCTCAAAATGTTCCCACCGGGTTTGTCTGGTTAAAACTTCCCCATTTATTTGCCTGCGCGGTACACTTTATTGCTCGATGGCGAGTCTGACGGCATGAGCGAAATAACCAAAGATTCCAAGCTGACCTTCGGTAAGCACCGCGGGCGAAAGCTCGGGCAGTGCCAGAGCGACTATCTCGAATGGATGGCCGCCAAGCTGCTCGACACCGACTTTCACGCCTGGGCCCTGGCGGCCAAGAAGATTCTTGAGTCCCGCAAGGCCGCCGGCGCCGCCGAGGTTAAACTGGCCAGCCTGGAAGAACAGGCCGACGCCCTGCTGCGGCGGGCGGGCTTCGACGCCAAGGGCCAAAAGGCCGACGGGTGGGAAGATGACCTGGAGGAAGAGGAAGAATGACGCGATCGGCACATAAGTCTGACGGACTTCTGGACGAGGTGACAGTCCTGTCGCACCGCTTCGGCGGCGACGAGTTTGTCAAGGGCGGCGGGGGCAACTGCTCCGGCAAAGACGCTCACACGCTCTGGATTAAACCCTCGGGCCTGGCGTTGAGCGACCTCAAGCCCGCCGACCTGGTCGCCCTCGACCGAGCGAAGCTGGCCAAACTCTACTCCGCCAAGGCGCCGCGCAACGCCACGGCCCGCGAAGCGCTGGTCAAGGAGATCATGCTCGACGCCGTCGCCCCAGGCTCGAGCGGGCGCCCCAGCGTTGAGAGCCCGCTGCACGATTCGTTCCACGCCACCTTCGTCCTGCACCTGCACCCCCCGCTCGTCGGAGGCATGGTCTGCGCCGCCGACGGAAAGGCCGCCTGCCAGGAACTCTTCCCCAACGCCCTCTGGATGGACTACACCGACCCGGGCTTCACCCTCTGCATGAGCATCAGACACGCCGTGGCCGACTACACCAAAGCGCACGGCCGCCAGCCCAGCCTCGTCTTCCACGCCAACCACGGGCTGTTCGTGGCCGCCAACTCCTCCGAAAAGGTCAGCACGCTCTGTCACGAAGTGCTCGACGTGCTTCGAGGCCGCTACCGCCAGGCGGGCGTTTCGATGGAGCTTGGATTTGGCGAGCCAGCGCCCCAGGCCGACATCGACAAGGCTATCGCGCAGATGTCCGAGGTGCTCGGGCCCCAGGCCGAGCACGTCTGCGTCGAGGCGCCGTTCGCGGTGGCCCAGGGCCCGCTGACGCCCGACCACATCGTGTACATGAAGTCGCACACGCTGACGGCCCAGCCGACGCCGGCGGCAATCGCCCGCTTCGTCAAGGCCCACGGCTACATGCCGCGCGTGATCCGTTGCCCGGCCGGCGTCTTCGCCATCGGCACCAGCCCCCGAAACGCCCAACTGGCCATGGACCTCGCTCAGGACGGCGCCCTGGTAGAGCAGCTCACTGCCGCCTTCGGCGGCGTGCAGTACATGACGGCCGCCGCGCAGGACTTCATCGACAACTGGGAAGTGGAAGCCTACCGCCGGCAAGTCAGTTCGTAGCACAGGCGTCTCGCCCGTGAGTAGCATGGCCGTCTCTTGGGCAAGATGCCCATGCTTCTTTTGAGAGTGTCGCGGACGTCCCGTCCGCGCGTACGCGAGGGCGTCTCGCCCTCGCTTTGCCCTATTCCCGCGCCGGTGCCGTGGCGGGAGGGCTTTAGCCCAACAGCCACGACAGGGCAGCAGCGCCGCAAGTTCAGGAATCGTGGCTCTCCGGGGCTTCGCCCCCGCGCGCCACGGCACCCTGTCGTCCCGCCGCACACAGCACCAACTCCCGCAACGACGACGGTTCATCCAGGAAGTCGATCTCGACAGCCAACTGCCATAGCTGCAACACCTGCGTCAAACCGGCGAGTTTGATGTGGTCTTTCTGAGTGGTGATAGCGGCCTCGGCGCTGGCAGCGGTCGCACGCGCGGCGATGGCGCCCGCCAAGGCGGCGTCGTAGTGGGCGTGATCGTCCAGCGCCTCGCGGCCGACCAGTTGCGTGCCGGCGCGTTGGAGCGTGTTGAAGAAGCTTTCCGGATTGCCGATCCCGCAGAAGGCGTAGAGCTTTCTGCCGGCCAGAGTCGCCAGCTCCTGCCGCACGCCCCGCGGGTCGATGACATGCGAAGGTCTATGCCTCGCCGCCAGCACAGGGGCGGCTGTCCATTTTGAGGGAAGATCGCGAAGCTCGTTCAGCCGCTCGGCGGTCACTTCGTCGGCGCGCGTGATAATGACGGCCGCCGCATCAGCCAGTGCCGTCGGCGGCTCGCGCAGCAGCCCGCGCGGCAGACAGCGTCCGTAGCCCAGCGGGCAGGTTGCGTCGATGAGCACGATGTCCAGGTCGCGACGCAGGCGCAAGTGCTGGAATCCGTCGTCCATGACGACCACGTCGGCGCCGCCCGCGCGGGCCTGTGCCGCGCCGGCGACGCGGTCGGCGTTAACGATCACCTTGACCCCGCAGAGCGATTCCAGAAGCGCCGCCTCGTCCGAGACGCCCGCTTGCGCCTTGTACCCGCGCGTGAGGATGGCGGGGTTTCGCCCCGCGGCCTGAAGCTGTCGGACGATCCACGCGACCATCGGGGTCTTGCCCGCCCCGCCGGTAGTGAGGTTGCCCACGCAGATGACCGGCACGCCGGCCTGGCGCGACGCGAAGACGCCGCGATGATATGCCCATCGCCGCACGCGCATGGCCGCCGCATACGGCAAAGCCGACAGCGACAGCACCCCCCGCAGCGCAGCAGCGCCAACCCCGCCCCGCCGCCCGCTCAGAATGTCATGCACCGCCCGCTCATCCATGCCTGATATCGTAAATCGGGTGGCATGGCGACACCAGTTTTATCGGGGTCGCCATGGTTACGCCGCCCGATGTGCCCCATGGCGACCCGCTTCGCGTGTCGCCATGCCACCCTTCCCATCCTCTTAATCCTCTCAATCCCATAATCCCGCACTCCCCATCCCCGGAACTTTCGTGGTATCATGCGGCGACCTTAAAGGAGAACCGGCGATGAAAGAAGGCCCCCATGCCGAGCGGAGCGTTCAGCGGCTGAGCGAAGACGCACTCAACGAGTGGCTGTCGTGGGAGTACGGCATGTTCATCCACTACGGGATGAACACCTACAGCAAGGGCCGCGGCGGCGAGGCCGACCTGTACCAGCCCATCGAGAACTACCGCCCGACGAAGCTCGACGTCGATCAGTGGGTCGCCGTCGCTCGCGACGCGGGCATGAAGTACGCCATCCTCACGACCAAGCATGGCACGGGCTTTTGCCTCTGGCCCACCAAGCACAGCGACTACAACGTCGCCAACAGCCCCTGCAAGAGCGACGTCGTCGAGCTGTTCGTCAACGCCTGCCGCAAGTACTGCGTCAAACCCGCCTTTTACCACTGCGGCGGCGACCATAACTTCGGCCTCACCGGCGGAGAGGTCGTCAAAGGCCGCAAGTACGAACACTTCGAGTACGTCAGCGAGCACGTCAAGGAACTGCTAACCTGGTACGGGCCTATCGCCGAGATGTGGTTCGACGGGCCAGGGCAGTACGGCCTCGAGGGGCGAAAGAAACTCTACTCCCTCGTGACGGGCCTGCAGCCGCAGATCGTGGTGGCCAACAACGGCGCCTTCGACAACAACGGCCACAAGTCGGTGGTCAAGCCCGAGACGTGGCCGACGGATGTGAACGTAATCGAGGCAGGGGTGCCGCCGTTCTGGCCGATCGACCGGTTCGACATCGGCGAAGACGTCACCGGAAAGCCGGGCCCGGCGGAAGAATACTACCTGCCCATCGAAGTGGTCACGTGCATGGACAACATGGCCGACCGCTGGTGGTTCGGCGGCGACCACGCCGTCGTCCGCAGCCAGAACGAACTGCTGGCCATCCGCCTGCTGTGCAAGCTGCGCGGGGCCAACTGCGTACTGAACGTCCCCCCCACGCCCGAGGGGCGGCTGAGGCAGGACTACGTCGACGCGCTGCTGGAACTGCCCAAGACCTGGGCGAAGGTCACCGCCTGACCGGGCCGACCGCCCTACTTTGCCGCGTCGAAGGCCGGACCGTCCAGCGTCAGCTCGATCACCGTGTCGACGGGCTTTTGATCTTCCTTGGCCAGCGCCACCGTCACGCCCGAGGCCGTCTGCTCGACGCTCACCTTGCCGCCGGTCAGGGCTGAGGAAGCGACCACCTTGTGCGCCAGCGGTCCCAGGGCGATCTTGCCGTCCTCGGGCCACTTCTGCACGTGAAGGTAGATCGTCTTGTCGCGGCAGGTCGCGGCGCCCCAGGGGCCGGGGCGGTACGGCCCGCCGCGCGTGCCATAGATGCTCTTGCCGTACTGCCCGAGCCACCGGCCCACCTGGCGCAGCACCTGCACCTCTGCGTCGACGATGTGCCCATCCGGGTGCGGGCCGACGTTGAGCAGCAAGTTGCCGTCCGAGCCCGCGCAGTGGATCAGCAGGTTCATCACGGCCTCGAAGCTCAGCGGCTTGGCGTCGGGTTTCCACGACCACCCCGCCCCGATGGGCACGCAGCTTTCCCAGGGGCGCCGGCGATCGAACGCCCCGACCTTGTACTCGGCGCTGGAGAAGTCGCCGGGCAGGCCGCAGCGGTCGTTGATCAGGCACGCCGGCTGCAGTTCGTAGATACGGTTGAACAGGTTCTTCGCGTCCCAGTATTTCGCCGGGAACGGCCCTTTGGCGTCGAACCAGATCACCCCGACGGGCCCGTACTTGGTGCAGAGTTCCTCGATCTGCTTGCGGATCTTGACCGCCAGGGCGCCGTAATTCTGGTTCTCGAAGTCGCCGTCGTGCCAGTCGCGCTGCGAGAAGTACCAGCCGAGCATGAGGCCCTTTTTTGCCGCGGCGGCGGCGAGTTCCTTGGCCACGTCGCGCCCCAGCGGGCAGTCCTTGGAGGTGACCTTGTAGTCGGTGATCGCCGTGTCCCAGTTGCAGAACCCGTCGTGGTGCTTGGTGACGAAGACCATGTACCTGGCGCCCGAGTCGGCGATGATGCCAGCCCATTCGTCGGCGTTGAATTTCTCGGCGGAGAACTTCTTGTAGAGGTTGTCGTACTCAGCCGCGGGAATGTTGCCGCGTTTGCCGCGCTTTCGTGACCAGCTTATCTCCTGGCCGGAGATGACGCCCGGGCCCCAGTGGATGAAGATGCCGAACTTCATGTCGCGCCATCGCTGGAGCGCCTCGGCGGTGTTCTTTGCCGGCGGAATTACCAGCGGCGCCGCCGGCTGCGTGGCAGGGGCTTTATTGTCCTGGGTGTGACCAGCCGCGGCCAGGCCCAGGGCGAGGCTCATGATCGTCAGCAGCAATTTTGTCGGCATAGCGGAGTTCTCCTGCACGTTAAACAGCGGTTCGAAGTTCGAAGGTCGACGTTCGAAGGAAGGACCGAAAGGACTGCAGGGACTGCAAGGACGGCAAGGACGGGTGGCATGGCGACACCGGTTTTATCGGGGGGCGCAGTCAAGCCATCTCCATCAGACCGCAGACCCGGTGGCTTGTCCATGGCGACCCGCTGCGCGTGTCGCCATGCCACCCGTCTCTTTGTCCTCTTAATCCTCTTAATCCTTAAATCCCGCACTCCCGGTCCCTGACCTCGCCCGGCGGTTGAGCCCGGCGACGATGGCTCGGACGGCGGCCTGGTCGATGTTCGTGTCGCTTCCGACACCGAAGACGATCTGGTCGCCGTTGAACCGCAGCGGCACGTAGGCCACGGCCCGGGCGTCTTCGCCTTTGCCGACGGCCTGTTCCTGGTAGTCGTCGACGGCGAAGGGTTCGGCCCCGAGCTGGTGCATCGCGTGGCAGAACGCCGAGACGGGCCCGTTGCCCTCGGCTACGACGCTCTTTTCCTGACCGTCCACGCGGAGGCGCACCTCGCCGTGGATATGCGTGGGGTTGTTCTCATCCGGTCGCGGCCAATACCCGACCAGCTCATAAGGTCCGCGCGGGTTTATAAACTCGTCGACGAACGCCTGGTAGACTTCGGCGCTGGAGACCTCGCGCCCGACGCGGTCGGAAAGCTGCTGCACGGCCGAGCCGATCTGCGGGTGCATGGTCTTGGGCGGCTGGAGACCGTAATCCTGTTCGAGCACCCAGACCACGCCGCCCTTGCCGGACTGGGAGTTGATGCGGATCAGGTCCTCGTACTGCCTGCCGAGGTCGCAGGGGTCCACGTGCAGGTACGGCACCTTCCAGGCGGCGCCGAATTTCGCGGGGGCTTCGTCGAGTTTTCGCATGCCCTTGCGGATGGCGTCCTGGTGGCTGCCGGAAAAGGCGGTGAAGACATACTGACCGGCGTACGGCTGGCGGTAGTAGACCTCCATGCCGGTCAGGCGGTGGACGCTCTGGGCGATCTGGGGCAGGTTCGAGAAGTCCAGCCCGGTCTCGATCCCGCGCGAGAAGAGGTTGTTGGCGACGGTGACGATATCGACATTGCCGGTGCGTTCGCCGTGGCCGAACAGCGTGCCCTCGACGCGCTGCCCGCCGGCCAGCAGCGACAGTTCCGTCGCGGCAACGGCCATCCCCTGGTCGTTGTGCGCGTGCAGCGAGATCAGCACGTCGTCCGGTCGCGAGAAGCGGCGGCAGAACAGCTCGATCATGTCGGCGTACTGGTTGGGCGGGCGGCGCTCGACGGTGGCGGGCAGGTTCAGGATGAGCGGTTTGTCGGGCGTGGCGCGCCCCCAGGTGGCCAGGACCGCTTCGCACAGGTCGAGCACGAACTCGAAGTCGGCGTCGGTGAACTCCTCGGGCGAGAACTCCAGGCGGATGTCCGAGCCTTTCATCGCCGCCGCCGAGTCGCGCGACTGCGCGATGGCCTTGACGACCATGTCCATGGTTTTGGGATGGTCGAGGCCGAAGACCTGCTGCATGTGCAGTTCGCTGCAGGGGCAGTACAGGTGCATGATGGCCCGCGGCGCGCCGGCCAGCGACTGGAACGACCGCTCGATCAGGTGCCCGCGGCACTGGCAGAGCACCATCATGAACACGTCAGGCGGCAGGTGCCCCTGCTCGATGAGCACGCGCGTGAAATCGAAGTCGTCCTTGCTGGCCGAAGGGAACGAAACCTCAATGTGCTTGAACCCGATGGCGGTCAGCAGCTTGAAGTATTCGAGCTTCTGGGCGGGGTTGAGCGGGTTGGGCAGGGCCTGGTTTCCGTCGCGCAGGTCGACCGAGCACCAGATGGGCGCTGCCGACAGCGCGCGCGACGGCCATTGGCGGTCGGGCAGATCGATGCTCTTGGGATACGTGTACTTTGGCGTTGTCATGGTCCTGCTCCTGCACCTAAACAAAAAGCTCCGCAATCCTCAGGATCGCGGAGCTTGAAAAGGGACTTAAGCCCGCGGTCCGTCAGCGCAGCAACAAACCCAGAAGCAGCAGAGCGGGCAGGTTGTTGATGCGACGGACCATTATTATCTCACACTCACAGATATCATATCGGCCATCGCAGGCGGCGGTCAAGAGCAAGGCGGGAAGAAAAATGGATGGATGAATGGATGGATGGATGGACTAGTCACGGCGTCGCCGAAGGCGAAGCCGGAGGCCCGCCCGCCCGTCACTCAAACTGAATCGTCGGCCAGTCGCCATTGCAGGAGGCTTCGAAGCCCTTAGCCGGACCGAAGGGATAGAACGTCTTGAAGAACTTGGCGATGGGCGTCTTGCCGTTGGGGGCTGGCCAGTCCCCATCCTGCAGATCGTGACCGTTGTTGGTCAGGGCGACGGTGGGCGCCATCTCCCCGACGTGGCCATCCATGTAGACGGCGTTAGAGACGCCGCCATGGCGGAAGACCAGGCTGCCCATCCCGGTGTTGGCGGGCTTAACGATGGCCGTGGCGCAGTCGGCTTCATACGGGTTGTTCTGCCAGTCCGCCCAGGTCATCATGCGGTACGGGTTGCCCTTGAGCTCGCTGCGCAGCACCCAGAACGCCTGCGGTCCCAGGCTGGTCATGCGGGCACTGGCCGAGAGGGTGTTCTCGTTGCAGCCGATGCTCACCCGCAGGTTGTCGTACTGCGAGAAGGTTCCCAGCCGCCCCAGCGATTCTGTGGCCCCGTCGCCGGGGCAGCGCGACACCTGCTCGGGCAGCTTGGTGTCGCCCAGCCAGTACCGCGGGATGCCCATCGTCGCGTCGAGGTGCTTGTACGAGTCCAGCATCAGGTCGTTGTGCTCGCGGGTGAAGCTTTGGCTGGCCTGCTCGTAGCCGCGCAGCAGCGGCTTGCAGGCGGTCTTGCGGGCATTGCTCAGGGCGTTGCTGATGACCGGCACGAGGATGCTCGCCAGCACCGAGATGATCGCCACGACCACCAGCAGTTCGATAAGCGTGAACGCGCTGCGGTTCCGTCTGTTCGGCATCTTCAGTTTCCCCAGTTACGGTTGCGTCGGGGCCTTGAGGGCCTCTTCCAGCGCGAGCATCGCGAAGGAGGTGGCCAACACGGGATGGCCTTC encodes:
- a CDS encoding DUF4349 domain-containing protein is translated as MYKTFIVSVVLAAAMVCGGCSNSKDSQVQALWRDKHMLAQQKDEMARQLSEAQALGAAALQRSEAARPAAAATLVPSAAAAARPAAVDPRRIIYSAQFAIVAPDVAAALNKAKSMAAASGGYMQQMTSDTIVMRIPADRFDPFISELAALGIVTRKNIEAVDVTEQYADLELRLRSAKAMHDKLMVLLDKAAGVKDTLAVETEIARVREEVERLEGLLNRLRNQVAYSTITVNFTAAAAPQAPGELKIKLPFPWLDSLGLDRLLES
- a CDS encoding class II aldolase/adducin family protein; translated protein: MTRSAHKSDGLLDEVTVLSHRFGGDEFVKGGGGNCSGKDAHTLWIKPSGLALSDLKPADLVALDRAKLAKLYSAKAPRNATAREALVKEIMLDAVAPGSSGRPSVESPLHDSFHATFVLHLHPPLVGGMVCAADGKAACQELFPNALWMDYTDPGFTLCMSIRHAVADYTKAHGRQPSLVFHANHGLFVAANSSEKVSTLCHEVLDVLRGRYRQAGVSMELGFGEPAPQADIDKAIAQMSEVLGPQAEHVCVEAPFAVAQGPLTPDHIVYMKSHTLTAQPTPAAIARFVKAHGYMPRVIRCPAGVFAIGTSPRNAQLAMDLAQDGALVEQLTAAFGGVQYMTAAAQDFIDNWEVEAYRRQVSS
- the lpxK gene encoding tetraacyldisaccharide 4'-kinase — its product is MDERAVHDILSGRRGGVGAAALRGVLSLSALPYAAAMRVRRWAYHRGVFASRQAGVPVICVGNLTTGGAGKTPMVAWIVRQLQAAGRNPAILTRGYKAQAGVSDEAALLESLCGVKVIVNADRVAGAAQARAGGADVVVMDDGFQHLRLRRDLDIVLIDATCPLGYGRCLPRGLLREPPTALADAAAVIITRADEVTAERLNELRDLPSKWTAAPVLAARHRPSHVIDPRGVRQELATLAGRKLYAFCGIGNPESFFNTLQRAGTQLVGREALDDHAHYDAALAGAIAARATAASAEAAITTQKDHIKLAGLTQVLQLWQLAVEIDFLDEPSSLRELVLCAAGRQGAVARGGEAPESHDS
- a CDS encoding alpha-L-fucosidase codes for the protein MKEGPHAERSVQRLSEDALNEWLSWEYGMFIHYGMNTYSKGRGGEADLYQPIENYRPTKLDVDQWVAVARDAGMKYAILTTKHGTGFCLWPTKHSDYNVANSPCKSDVVELFVNACRKYCVKPAFYHCGGDHNFGLTGGEVVKGRKYEHFEYVSEHVKELLTWYGPIAEMWFDGPGQYGLEGRKKLYSLVTGLQPQIVVANNGAFDNNGHKSVVKPETWPTDVNVIEAGVPPFWPIDRFDIGEDVTGKPGPAEEYYLPIEVVTCMDNMADRWWFGGDHAVVRSQNELLAIRLLCKLRGANCVLNVPPTPEGRLRQDYVDALLELPKTWAKVTA
- a CDS encoding alpha-L-fucosidase, which translates into the protein MPTKLLLTIMSLALGLAAAGHTQDNKAPATQPAAPLVIPPAKNTAEALQRWRDMKFGIFIHWGPGVISGQEISWSRKRGKRGNIPAAEYDNLYKKFSAEKFNADEWAGIIADSGARYMVFVTKHHDGFCNWDTAITDYKVTSKDCPLGRDVAKELAAAAAKKGLMLGWYFSQRDWHDGDFENQNYGALAVKIRKQIEELCTKYGPVGVIWFDAKGPFPAKYWDAKNLFNRIYELQPACLINDRCGLPGDFSSAEYKVGAFDRRRPWESCVPIGAGWSWKPDAKPLSFEAVMNLLIHCAGSDGNLLLNVGPHPDGHIVDAEVQVLRQVGRWLGQYGKSIYGTRGGPYRPGPWGAATCRDKTIYLHVQKWPEDGKIALGPLAHKVVASSALTGGKVSVEQTASGVTVALAKEDQKPVDTVIELTLDGPAFDAAK
- a CDS encoding 2-isopropylmalate synthase, with protein sequence MTTPKYTYPKSIDLPDRQWPSRALSAAPIWCSVDLRDGNQALPNPLNPAQKLEYFKLLTAIGFKHIEVSFPSASKDDFDFTRVLIEQGHLPPDVFMMVLCQCRGHLIERSFQSLAGAPRAIMHLYCPCSELHMQQVFGLDHPKTMDMVVKAIAQSRDSAAAMKGSDIRLEFSPEEFTDADFEFVLDLCEAVLATWGRATPDKPLILNLPATVERRPPNQYADMIELFCRRFSRPDDVLISLHAHNDQGMAVAATELSLLAGGQRVEGTLFGHGERTGNVDIVTVANNLFSRGIETGLDFSNLPQIAQSVHRLTGMEVYYRQPYAGQYVFTAFSGSHQDAIRKGMRKLDEAPAKFGAAWKVPYLHVDPCDLGRQYEDLIRINSQSGKGGVVWVLEQDYGLQPPKTMHPQIGSAVQQLSDRVGREVSSAEVYQAFVDEFINPRGPYELVGYWPRPDENNPTHIHGEVRLRVDGQEKSVVAEGNGPVSAFCHAMHQLGAEPFAVDDYQEQAVGKGEDARAVAYVPLRFNGDQIVFGVGSDTNIDQAAVRAIVAGLNRRARSGTGSAGFKD
- a CDS encoding type II secretion system protein — translated: MPNRRNRSAFTLIELLVVVAIISVLASILVPVISNALSNARKTACKPLLRGYEQASQSFTREHNDLMLDSYKHLDATMGIPRYWLGDTKLPEQVSRCPGDGATESLGRLGTFSQYDNLRVSIGCNENTLSASARMTSLGPQAFWVLRSELKGNPYRMMTWADWQNNPYEADCATAIVKPANTGMGSLVFRHGGVSNAVYMDGHVGEMAPTVALTNNGHDLQDGDWPAPNGKTPIAKFFKTFYPFGPAKGFEASCNGDWPTIQFE